GAGTAAGACATGAAATCGATCCGTCTTGTCGAGACGGAGGGTATGGATCGTCGTCTGAGTACCTTGCCGGCCCTCTTGGAGAGCCAGATGTAGAGGGTTTGGACGTAGTCGGCCTTGCCAGACTGGCCCTGTTCCTTCAGCTGGTGGTACTCAGTGTCCACGGCCTTCAGCTGGTTCTCCAGGGTCGGCGTGCCGGTGAAACCATGGAGCTTACAGAGAGCCAAGATGTCGTCCTGAAGGCTCGTCGCCTTGGCCCCGCTCAGCTCCTCAGAATCCCCATCTGCCTGATGACATAACAATATCAGTGATCCTGCACACTGCTTTGTTGCACTGTCTTTATTAAAAATTAGGATTGGTTTTGATGTTTGGTTAGAAGTATCAGGTTAAAATCCTTGTGCATTTAAAGCCCCAGGTTGCACAGAAAATATGCTGCTGCACAATTATGTTGCACGGAGAGCATCAACAGTGACCTGGGTTATACTGCAATAGCAGGGTTATACAGCAATACTAtagcaatgaatgaatgaatgatgatGATCAACACTGCACCATAATCCCAAACAGATGACAGTGTATCTGTAAATTACCTTTTTCTTCAAGCCATACATCTCTGTGGCATGGTGCTGTTCCTCCAGAGCCTGCCCCAGCAGGAAGTGGAATCTGGGATCCTTGGGTTTCAGTTTGATGGCTGAGGCGTAGTGGATGGCAACCTGCTCCAGGCTGTCTAAAGGAGACTGGCCCTCCTCATACTGTAGCATGTCacctggagaaacacacacaagcaggcacttaatatacacacacgcacacacacacacacacacacacacacacacacacacacacacacacacacacacacacacacatacaagcaggccaggcaggcagccaggctCTCCAGGCAGGCTCTCATAACAAAAAAGGAATATATGTCTTCGTGTGAGAGCCTCTTCTCTTTCACTTATGAATCATTGCATGCAGCTTTTTGCATTAAATATTCAGTGAGTGTAACTTGTCTTGGCAAAAATGCCTATTACCTGTCACCCTGCATTGATGTCAACACATTTTACATCCCGGAAGATGTAAACAAGCTTCCTCTCAAACATTTGAACCTAAACATTTTCCACCTCAACATTCAACATTTTGCATTTTGTAAAAGTAGATTCCTTGTATTTATTCAAAGGCTGGGTACtacaccccagcctctctcaggTGTCAAGAATTATGTTTCAAGGCCAATGACTCCTATCCAATACTCTAGGATCAGTCTCTGATGTCACTCATCATGTCACCACTGACAATTAGTGGCTTAAAAAAGACTAACAGTAACTTGAGTGGCTGCATGTCAAGAGAAGCCTTTTAAGCTAACGTTAACTAGCGCTTCTTCATGTATTTTTCAATGGGTACGGCTAATCCACAATTATCTGGGACAGTTGCCAGTGTAGCAGGCAGCCTTGGAAACTGAAACATGCCTGGTTTAGGCAGGCACTGCCTGTACAGTTTCAGATGGTCTTGGGCTAAGGTACATAGATTATCTACGCTGTCTTCTCCAATTGCCTTTTGTAGTTTCTTCTCCCAGTTACGGACCTGAAGAGACAAAGAAGGCAATCACCATTAActtatcatcatcctcatcctcacttaGTAGATCCATACCTTCACAAGCACATAATAAAGTTTGACTGGCTGTATGATATAGGTTTCATTACCTCAAGAGTGTGCTTGGTCTCTATCTCTAAGTTGCTAGAAGATGCAAAATACTTCTTATACCAGCTTGTCTCTGTGACATCCTGAAAGAAAAAATTGCTTCTTGATCAAatatattatttaaaaaatctgaCAAAAGCTTAGTTGCTGTAGTGAATGTCATTACAATTGTATTCTTTAGAGCTATAAAATCAACTGTTATTTTAAAGAATACAAAACAAGAGATATCTGTAATGAACTGCTTTGTCAAAATACTAACTCTCTTGATTAACCGCAACTGTATACCAACTGATCTTTATGTTTAAACCTAAAACACCACTGCGGTTAGACCAAGTCGTCTTTGCAGTGACATAGTAAATAAAGCATGAGGTTGAGCCTGGCTCACTGGCTGTGATTTTGGCCCTTTGGTCACACGGCTGCTCAATCATTCATGCTGACCTTTGGATCCAGGTCCGCTGACGGTTTGTGGGGACACCGCAGAGCGTGGGAACCCACCTCAGCCAGTTTCACCAAACTTTCACATCCTTTCAAAAGACGTTAGGCTGAATTATCACCTAGCCCGTGTATGATACACTCGCtattaaaatgtaattaaagAACAAAAAGCAGGAAGTAATGTAATGACAACCAAGCCTATATTACCAATCCAGATGATCTATGTGTACTATAGAATGGCATAAAAACTGAAGAAAAATAAGATATTCTACTGATATAGCCTATATGACAGTGTTCAGTACCTCTGTATGCAAAGAAACATTTGACAAGTGCAGCAGACATGTTCCCATCCAGGTCTGGCTCTAGAACCTTCCAGCTATCTCCCAGAGGACACTCATTTAACGGGTCAACTTTCGACCTACGTGCCAGCATGTCAATGTATGGCCCGGAGAAGATGTGCTTAGGTTCACTGCATGAAGACAAGGTAACCCAATTAACAAGGATCAAGAGCTTATTGGGAACGTTCTTTGTCCTGACAGGTTACAGCATGTTCTACCATTCTCACTTGTCCCACATgttacaaaaaaacaacagtatTTCAATTACGAGCGATGTGAGACGTTTAATCCTCTATTAAAACGATATGCCTTTCTTATTGCATGATATGCATAGTGTAGTAACTCAGACGTTATCCCTTGTTGGACTGATCCAGGAGGTTCTTGGAAAATGACCATTCCTTATGGGCTTATACCACATATACCACTTGGTGGAATTATACCTGTTTTCAGTAGATACCCCCTGTACCAGCTCACCTCTGGTAAATGGAGACAGGTCTGTAGAGGGCAGTTAGAGACACAGGGCACTCATAGTCCACACAATCTTTTGCATCACTGAAAGTCACAGCAATGGGTATCTGCTCCCGAGTCACTAACACTGTGTAAATCTGGGGGAGAAGAAACCGGAAATTGCCTAATGTGATTTTGTAATTCATCTCTTCAGCAAGGCAATGATGAGACCAGAAAAAATATTATCTGGTCATAAATTATATCAAATGTTTCACCAAACTTCTAATTTCTAATAAGTACTGAACGTAAAACAACAGTATCAGTTTACCTGTGAATTGCTGCCATCTGCTGAGCAAACCTTGATCTCAACCATCGTGTCTCCAACGTTTAGTGAGACGAATTgagagctgctctctccgtTCACTAAAACCTTCATGTTCTCATCAGGTACTTTGGGCAGCATGGTCACAGTATTACAATAGAAAGAAACTGTGCCTATAGAGAACAACAGTCGATGCATTATCAATGAGGGTACATTTTATTCCTTTTCAGCCCTTTGCAATAAGCTAGGCTATATATCAACTATAAAATAGCTTTCTTAGAATGAATGACAAAACTCTAATTATCAGTCCTCTAAATTAGTGTATTGAATATAACTGAACTATTCATTATACCCCATTATAAGGTAATAAATTAGGCAACCCACTTGAATATTCATAAATGTTTGCAGAAAATGCTGGATGCAGTTGAACATCTCCCTCAATGGACAGTTCACTCAGCACTGCAGTCCTTGCAGACAGTTTGGTGACCTCAATGCTGTATTTCTTAGAGGTGCCATCCTCAGCTACCACTTCTATATCAACCACATTTATTCCATCATTTAGTTGAATGGTTTTGGAACCGTCTCCTAAAAACTGAAAGTTGAACAAAAAAGCATTGATTGTAAAGTGTATAACGTCTGTTAACTCCAAAAGATAAGTGCGGTTCGGTGGTACAGGTTGTCACATAACAATTTTTGAATCTAGGTTTTAGCTTTACTCACAATTTTGTAGGAAGCTCCACAATCACTTGTCAGTAGGTCCAGTGTAACGTTCTTGACATTGCTTGCAACAGTGACTTTGTAACTtgttacacttgatttgaaggcGGGCTGTAACTTCCCTCCTGATATGGAAAGCTTTTCTAAATCACAGTTATCCATTTTCTCCTTTTCCTTACACCTGGCATAACTCAAACTACCTGTAACAACTCTTTGTTAATGTCTTAAAGTTAAGACCCCAAGCTAGCACACCCTTGAGTCTCAGCATTTCTGGACTTTCCGTGGACGCTCAATGAAACCATAGTAACGTCAACTCATCCTACATGACCTGCTCACTTGCGGCGACCTGATtaaaaacaatacaaacaatacaaaaacaaatcgaGGGTGACTGtctgacaaaataaaacattattgTAATCAATAAACCATTTTATTCATGGAACACAATATACACCATGGagcgataaaaaaaaatc
This DNA window, taken from Osmerus eperlanus chromosome 6, fOsmEpe2.1, whole genome shotgun sequence, encodes the following:
- the LOC134022762 gene encoding uncharacterized protein LOC134022762 encodes the protein MDNCDLEKLSISGGKLQPAFKSSVTSYKVTVASNVKNVTLDLLTSDCGASYKIFLGDGSKTIQLNDGINVVDIEVVAEDGTSKKYSIEVTKLSARTAVLSELSIEGDVQLHPAFSANIYEYSSTVSFYCNTVTMLPKVPDENMKVLVNGESSSQFVSLNVGDTMVEIKVCSADGSNSQIYTVLVTREQIPIAVTFSDAKDCVDYECPVSLTALYRPVSIYQSEPKHIFSGPYIDMLARRSKVDPLNECPLGDSWKVLEPDLDGNMSAALVKCFFAYRGCESLVKLAEVGSHALRCPHKPSADLDPKDVTETSWYKKYFASSSNLEIETKHTLEVRNWEKKLQKAIGEDSVDNLCTLAQDHLKLYRQCLPKPGMFQFPRLPATLATVPDNCGLAVPIEKYMKKR